GTATGGATTTTACAGTTTTGTAGCAATTTTTTCTTGCTTTGATGTTGTTTAACTTGCAAAAATTGGATTTTAACTGTTTGCATTATCTTATCTCAGTATGGCAATCTCTGCCTACCAAGCATGATTTATGTAGGAAGGGGAATGGGGATGAGAGAGGTTGGGGGTTAGTGGGGATTTGAGGGGATTGGGTGAAAGGGAGGGATTCACCAAATCCCCAGCCCCAAAGGGGCTTGAAAAACCCTTGTGCCAAACAAGGCCTAGATATGACGGATTGATGAAACTGGCCTGACTTGGCCGCTACCTCATCGTAAAATAACATGGAGGCTGCGAAGCAGAGTGGGAACCGGATTTGGCGGCAACAAGCAAACTCTATCGGGAGAACCCAAATTGAGAGAGTACAACTCCCTGGGTCCACTTGCCAGCCACTTGGTTAGCAGAGCGAAGTTATAGTCACCCAAGGAAACATGTGCATGGCCACCAAGTAACCCAACAAATCTAGAGATGAAACAATTGCTTCATAATATTTGGTCAGCAATTCAAAGTTTGACAAGGGATTGAAGTATCAACAAAATTTCTGCCTCCATTAACTCGTCAGAAATGACACCATTACTGGTCACGTTTTACATTCTCGGACGAGTAAAGTAGCAGCTACTCAGCTAGAGCTGGTGAAGAAGCTGGAGGCTCAACAAGGCTAATTAGTCTTTCCTATGAATCCTACAGATACAAAGCATGGATGTGCGAATTTCTACAGGCTTGAAATACAAAATAACCTTTATATCATTTACAGGAACAACTATACTTAGCTCAATCCATCCACACTAGTGGTTGGACAGTAGTATGACAGATTGACAGTACGTACAAGAAATCTGAAAGAATGTCGTCCTCCTCATCTCTTCTGGAAGTTGAACCTCATGATGGCGAAACTGAACAGGAAGGCGAACAACACGGTGAAAGCAACGTGCACCACCGCCACAACCCACAAGAAGTCATGATGGAAGCCATAATAGTCCCTGACAAACTGGGCCACAGTTATCTTTGGGCCTGGGACTCCCGTATCGAGCGGATGGTGGAGATCACCAAACTGGGAGGCAACCAGTCCGTACATCGTCCATGCCACCGGGCAAATCCATGCGTACCACCTCCACCAAATAGGAAGTTTCTGAAGTAAAAGTTCAATGGATGAGTAATGTGACCGGTAAGTATTAAGTTTacacaaaagaaaagaaaatgtaAGTGTAACTTACAGGTCGGGGGATTATATATCCTGAGAAGAGGTTCCATACGTTGTAGAATGCTGATGAGATGATAGCTGCTATGCTCTCATTCGGTGTCAAGCCTACAGCCATCATTCCATAGAACGTGAAATATAGCATGGTGAAGTACATGAAGAACAGGTACCACAAGAACTTGGCAACTGTCCACTCAAATCCTATCATGGAATAGACGAGCCCGCCATATATCAAAGCCTGAACCATGATGTATGGAAATTCAATCGCAACCTAGAAAAGGGATAACGTGGCATTGTTAGGTTCCAGGACTGATATAGCTCAAGAATGTTGATAAACTGAGCCATGATAAACTGCCCCAACCGCAGCTGTGACTTAGATTGCAAGAGAATTTGCATTCTCAAAGGTCATTCATACATATGCCCTGAAATAGGTAAACCGAGGGTCAAAGAAATTACCTGTCCAAATGCATATGGAAAAGCTGAATACATGCCAGCTGCTCTTTCCCGGTAAAAGACTGTCCGCTCCACCACGACAACTGGTTGAACAGAACCAGAGTTTTGCACACCGATGTATAGTACTGCAG
Above is a genomic segment from Triticum urartu cultivar G1812 unplaced genomic scaffold, Tu2.1 TuUngrouped_contig_4857, whole genome shotgun sequence containing:
- the LOC125528415 gene encoding ABC transporter G family member 37-like; its protein translation is MFGTMFWGLGNKTRSQQDLFNAMGSMYAAVLYIGVQNSGSVQPVVVVERTVFYRERAAGMYSAFPYAFGQVAIEFPYIMVQALIYGGLVYSMIGFEWTVAKFLWYLFFMYFTMLYFTFYGMMAVGLTPNESIAAIISSAFYNVWNLFSGYIIPRPKLPIWWRWYAWICPVAWTMYGLVASQFGDLHHPLDTGVPGPKITVAQFVRDYYGFHHDFLWVVAVVHVAFTVLFAFLFSFAIMRFNFQKR